One part of the Phormidium ambiguum IAM M-71 genome encodes these proteins:
- a CDS encoding peroxiredoxin — translation MKLYRHLFNLLLVLCLAVLPWFNLIPGANALGGKLPPLNQPAPTFTLPTNTGDGEVSLTDYLGKWVVLYFYPKDFTSGCTLEARRFQQDLPKYQQINTQIIGVSADSVNTHAEFCDSEGLKFPLLADTDGNVSKGYGSWLGVLSMRHTFIIDPDGVIREIFTGVNPSTHSKEVLARLTELQEVSS, via the coding sequence ATGAAACTCTATCGTCACCTTTTTAACCTCTTACTCGTGCTTTGTTTAGCTGTACTTCCTTGGTTTAACTTGATTCCCGGTGCAAATGCTCTAGGAGGCAAACTTCCGCCATTAAATCAACCCGCACCGACATTTACATTACCCACAAATACGGGAGATGGTGAAGTCTCACTCACTGACTATCTTGGTAAATGGGTAGTCCTTTATTTTTATCCCAAAGATTTTACTTCTGGTTGTACTTTAGAAGCCAGAAGATTTCAACAAGATTTACCAAAATACCAACAAATAAATACTCAAATAATTGGTGTTAGTGCTGATTCTGTAAATACCCATGCCGAATTTTGTGATTCAGAAGGATTAAAATTTCCCTTACTTGCTGATACCGATGGCAACGTGAGTAAAGGTTACGGTTCTTGGTTAGGAGTACTTTCCATGCGCCACACTTTTATTATTGACCCCGATGGAGTAATTCGGGAAATTTTTACAGGAGTTAATCCATCAACTCATAGTAAAGAAGTTTTAGCACGTTTGACAGAATTGCAGGAGGTATCTTCTTAA
- a CDS encoding prephenate/arogenate dehydrogenase has translation MNIGIIGLGLIGGSLALDLRSLGYQVLGVSRRDKTCQRAIERRIVDDASVNFSLLAAADVVFICTPLDLIISTLEQLIPHLSPTTIVTDVGSVKSPIVAEAGKIWPNFIGGHPMAGTAESGIDAAQSNLFMGKPYVLTPVENTTPDSVKIVGEIVRSLQAKFYLCRPEEHDQAVAWISHLPVMVSASLIDACLSETDVNVLELAQNLASSGFRDTSRVGGGNPELGVLMATYNQEQLLRSLFSYRQTLDRLITHIQKEDWSSLKDTLQKTQQARPEFLAAKDL, from the coding sequence ATGAATATTGGAATTATTGGATTAGGTTTAATTGGTGGTTCTTTAGCATTAGATTTACGATCGCTTGGTTATCAAGTGTTGGGTGTCAGTCGGCGGGATAAAACTTGTCAAAGGGCGATCGAACGGCGCATTGTTGATGATGCTAGTGTGAATTTTTCTCTGTTAGCCGCAGCAGATGTCGTGTTTATTTGCACGCCTTTAGATTTAATTATTTCGACTCTTGAACAATTAATTCCTCATCTTTCACCCACCACAATTGTAACTGATGTGGGTTCAGTTAAATCACCAATTGTGGCAGAAGCAGGGAAAATTTGGCCGAATTTTATTGGCGGACATCCAATGGCGGGAACTGCGGAAAGTGGTATAGATGCGGCACAATCTAATTTGTTTATGGGTAAACCTTATGTATTAACTCCAGTAGAAAATACTACGCCTGACTCAGTTAAAATAGTGGGAGAAATTGTCCGATCGCTCCAAGCTAAATTTTATCTTTGTCGTCCTGAAGAACATGACCAAGCTGTAGCTTGGATTTCTCACCTACCAGTGATGGTTAGCGCTAGTTTAATTGATGCTTGTTTGAGTGAAACAGATGTGAATGTATTGGAATTAGCCCAAAATCTGGCTAGTTCGGGTTTTCGGGATACGAGTCGGGTAGGCGGCGGCAATCCCGAATTGGGAGTTTTGATGGCAACATATAATCAAGAGCAGTTATTGCGATCGCTCTTTTCCTATCGCCAAACTCTCGATCGATTAATTACCCATATCCAAAAAGAAGATTGGAGTTCTTTAAAAGATACACTGCAAAAAACCCAGCAAGCTAGACCAGAATTCCTAGCAGCTAAAGATCTGTAA
- a CDS encoding recombinase family protein, with amino-acid sequence MTENIAYIYSDPLWEANPNPSNFSLEIKRIYQDFGGREQLQKLLMESQNNPPKNLLIRSLAELGDSVQEVCDRLTEIESLGITIIIGESETKFTNSSKIDLLKLLQEINNTQRSRRLKQGHARNRLKALPPPGKAPYGYRRGKDKYIIDKSSAPVVRYFFEQFLLFGSLRGAVRYLAKKYGKKISVSTGKRWLINPVYRGDLAYQNNQIISDTHAAIISREEAAQIDRLLRRNQRMSPRTASAPRSLAGLVTCGECRSPMNIVKVTTHRKDKEYLYLRPIKCPKKPKCRAIPYQEILDETIQMTCQELPKAVAQMQLPDMGEIKTNLGNAIAQKQQILTQLPNLIQQGILDQETSEIRAYKLRTEIAQLQSKLAELPPVNLRETAQAVSIPQFWQDLSESERRFYFREFIREIQLWRQNENWQLQIKFIFFI; translated from the coding sequence ATGACCGAAAACATTGCTTATATTTACAGCGATCCCCTCTGGGAAGCAAATCCAAATCCATCAAATTTTTCCCTAGAAATAAAGCGAATTTATCAAGATTTTGGAGGACGAGAACAGTTACAAAAACTGTTGATGGAAAGTCAAAACAATCCCCCAAAAAATTTATTAATTCGCAGTTTAGCTGAATTAGGAGATTCTGTACAAGAAGTGTGCGATCGCTTAACCGAAATTGAATCTCTAGGCATTACAATAATCATCGGTGAATCAGAAACCAAATTTACTAATTCCAGCAAAATTGACTTACTCAAACTATTACAAGAAATTAACAACACTCAACGTAGTCGCCGCTTAAAACAAGGACACGCTCGCAATCGTTTAAAAGCCTTGCCTCCCCCTGGCAAAGCACCTTATGGTTATCGTAGAGGTAAAGACAAATATATTATAGATAAAAGTTCTGCGCCCGTAGTCCGCTACTTTTTTGAACAATTTTTACTCTTTGGTTCTTTGCGAGGTGCAGTTCGTTATTTAGCCAAGAAATATGGGAAAAAAATATCAGTATCCACAGGAAAACGTTGGTTAATTAATCCCGTTTATCGCGGAGATTTAGCTTATCAAAACAATCAAATTATTTCTGATACTCATGCTGCCATAATTTCTAGAGAAGAAGCAGCACAGATCGATCGCCTTTTGCGCCGCAATCAACGAATGTCCCCCCGTACCGCCAGCGCACCTCGTTCTTTAGCCGGATTAGTAACTTGTGGTGAATGTCGATCGCCCATGAATATCGTCAAAGTTACTACCCATAGAAAAGACAAAGAATATCTTTATTTACGCCCAATAAAATGCCCTAAAAAGCCCAAATGTCGAGCTATTCCATATCAAGAAATATTGGATGAAACCATTCAAATGACTTGCCAAGAATTGCCAAAAGCCGTTGCTCAAATGCAATTACCAGACATGGGAGAAATTAAAACCAATCTGGGAAATGCGATCGCCCAAAAACAACAAATTCTCACCCAACTACCTAACTTAATTCAACAAGGAATTTTAGACCAAGAAACATCCGAAATTCGCGCCTACAAACTTCGCACAGAAATTGCCCAACTTCAATCAAAACTAGCTGAATTACCACCAGTAAATTTGCGCGAAACAGCCCAAGCAGTTTCAATTCCTCAATTTTGGCAAGATTTGTCTGAATCAGAACGAAGATTTTATTTTCGGGAATTTATTCGAGAAATTCAACTTTGGCGACAAAACGAAAACTGGCAATTACAAATCAAATTTATCTTTTTTATCTAA
- a CDS encoding sensor histidine kinase produces the protein MSKVGLRSRLFLSHLLVMIVGVLSLVIIGKVSSPKIFILHLEQLEGDGYQLRYARTRLIQGFEIAWSRSTFWSVLAGATAAGALSYWVSRRIVQPLNQMEEITQKFATGRLNERVPSLEIPELNQLGTSFNQMASSLEGVEVRRRELVSDLSHELRTPLTVVRGYLEELADGTIEPSPEIYQQLARETKRLERLVNDLQELSKAEAGYLPINLQPVNLRPLFESLVQKFADQLLEDGPILRLKCPAQIPLVLADIDRVEQILVNLLGNAVRYTSQGTITLRAWTESNKLWIAVIDTGQGISPEDLLHVFERFWRADRSRSRYSGGTGIGLAISRRLVELQGGRIEVESKVGQGSTFSFFLPLAKS, from the coding sequence ATGAGTAAAGTTGGTTTGCGATCGCGTTTATTCCTCTCCCACCTCCTAGTCATGATAGTAGGAGTACTCAGCTTAGTAATTATTGGTAAAGTCTCCTCACCTAAAATATTTATCCTTCATTTAGAACAACTAGAAGGCGACGGTTATCAACTCCGTTACGCCCGAACTCGACTAATTCAAGGATTTGAAATTGCTTGGAGTCGTAGCACTTTTTGGTCAGTTTTAGCTGGCGCGACCGCTGCTGGTGCATTAAGTTATTGGGTATCGCGGCGCATCGTTCAACCATTAAATCAAATGGAAGAAATTACCCAAAAATTTGCCACAGGACGCTTAAATGAACGAGTACCATCATTAGAAATTCCCGAACTAAATCAACTCGGAACTAGTTTTAATCAAATGGCTTCCAGTCTCGAAGGAGTAGAAGTTCGCCGCCGAGAATTAGTCAGCGATTTATCCCATGAATTACGCACCCCATTAACAGTAGTTCGTGGTTACTTAGAAGAACTCGCCGATGGCACAATTGAACCATCACCAGAAATTTATCAGCAATTAGCTAGAGAAACTAAGCGTTTAGAAAGATTAGTTAATGATTTACAGGAACTTTCCAAAGCCGAAGCTGGATACTTACCCATTAATTTACAACCTGTAAATTTGCGACCTTTGTTTGAGTCCCTAGTGCAAAAATTCGCCGATCAATTATTAGAAGATGGCCCGATTTTACGCTTAAAATGTCCAGCACAAATACCTTTAGTGTTAGCAGATATCGATCGCGTAGAACAAATCTTAGTTAACCTATTAGGCAACGCCGTTCGCTACACCAGCCAAGGTACAATTACTTTGCGAGCTTGGACTGAATCAAACAAACTTTGGATTGCCGTAATCGACACCGGACAAGGAATTTCCCCAGAAGATTTACTCCACGTATTTGAACGTTTTTGGCGGGCCGATCGTTCCCGGTCAAGGTATTCTGGAGGAACCGGAATTGGTTTAGCTATCTCTCGTCGCTTAGTAGAACTACAAGGCGGTCGAATTGAAGTAGAAAGCAAAGTTGGTCAAGGTAGTACATTTAGCTTTTTTCTCCCCTTAGCGAAGTCATAG
- a CDS encoding pentapeptide repeat-containing protein — translation MEVEEFLNKYSQGVRDFTGVNLTEANLSGINLSGANLSEANLSISNLSGANLSQVNLNQAKLNVARLSGANLTQANLSGAILNVANLARADLREADLFQAAMIRTELIRAELSGANLSETNLTGADLGEARLRLANLRGANLSEANLRGTSLTGANLQQANLHGAELSRADLSGTDLRGAELRQANLGMANLTGADLRGANLRWADLSGVNLRWANLSEAKLSGANLSGADLSNANLMNTSLVHADLSQANLIQVDWIGADLTGANLTGAKLYAVSRFGLKTEGINCEWVDLSPDGDRSQIYRLNAEEARKFFHQTSPTIRIIVDASLDQQANFILAATYYKISQEYSSFTRPASIEVSERRTTITLRIDSDEQLFISAYLAVNPFENSKNVQEHILAISEIIQEQAEEYLLLESEKKELEKINNYINQTIKNIKKIKAGKYLSKNISKIDFFKAPTQITLTNSSEQALNIYQDFNFGKRFVIKNVWENLPNRIPDAKLILPPINLIFDFLKNSYL, via the coding sequence ATGGAAGTAGAAGAATTTTTAAATAAATATTCCCAAGGAGTCCGAGATTTCACGGGAGTTAACTTAACAGAAGCAAACTTAAGCGGAATCAACTTGAGTGGAGCAAATTTGAGCGAAGCAAATCTGAGTATATCGAATCTCAGTGGAGCTAACCTCAGCCAAGTAAATTTGAACCAAGCAAAACTGAATGTTGCCAGACTTAGCGGCGCAAATCTCACTCAAGCAAATTTATCTGGTGCAATTCTCAACGTCGCTAATTTAGCCAGGGCTGACTTACGAGAAGCTGATTTGTTTCAAGCAGCAATGATTCGTACTGAATTAATCCGAGCGGAACTGAGCGGTGCTAATTTAAGCGAAACTAATCTTACCGGAGCAGATTTAGGAGAAGCTAGGTTAAGATTAGCGAATTTAAGAGGAGCCAATTTAAGTGAAGCAAATTTGCGAGGAACTAGTTTAACAGGAGCTAATTTACAACAAGCCAATTTGCATGGTGCAGAATTAAGTCGAGCCGATTTAAGCGGTACAGATTTACGTGGTGCAGAATTGAGACAAGCAAATTTAGGAATGGCGAATTTGACAGGAGCAGATTTGCGAGGCGCAAATTTAAGATGGGCAGATTTAAGTGGTGTAAATTTACGTTGGGCTAATCTGAGTGAAGCCAAATTAAGTGGCGCAAATTTAAGCGGCGCAGATTTAAGTAATGCCAATTTAATGAATACTAGTTTGGTACACGCAGATTTATCTCAAGCTAATTTGATTCAGGTAGATTGGATTGGCGCGGATTTAACCGGAGCCAATTTAACAGGAGCAAAACTCTACGCAGTCTCACGTTTTGGACTAAAAACTGAAGGGATAAATTGTGAATGGGTGGATTTGAGTCCTGATGGCGATCGATCGCAAATTTATCGTTTAAACGCTGAAGAAGCCAGAAAATTCTTTCATCAAACCTCCCCAACAATTAGGATAATTGTAGACGCTTCTTTAGACCAGCAAGCCAACTTTATTTTAGCCGCAACTTATTATAAAATATCCCAAGAATACTCTAGTTTTACCCGTCCAGCCAGTATCGAAGTGAGCGAACGAAGAACGACAATTACTTTAAGAATTGATAGTGATGAACAGCTATTTATTAGTGCTTATTTAGCAGTAAATCCATTTGAAAATAGCAAAAATGTGCAAGAGCATATTCTAGCTATATCGGAAATCATCCAAGAACAAGCAGAAGAATATTTACTACTAGAATCAGAGAAAAAGGAATTGGAAAAAATCAATAATTATATCAATCAGACCATTAAAAATATCAAAAAAATTAAGGCAGGAAAATACTTAAGTAAAAATATCAGTAAAATTGACTTTTTTAAAGCTCCTACACAAATTACACTGACAAATTCCAGCGAACAGGCATTAAACATTTATCAGGATTTTAACTTTGGAAAACGCTTTGTCATCAAAAATGTTTGGGAAAATTTACCAAATAGAATCCCGGACGCAAAATTAATATTACCGCCAATAAATTTAATCTTTGATTTCCTCAAAAATTCTTATCTTTAA
- a CDS encoding HhoA/HhoB/HtrA family serine endopeptidase has translation MEIKDTKPNNQGTKKFTMPKVLTYLSLVLLGSGISLAGSNLLSQSNLPSQATDKTASSNLVAQLPFNSDSNFVTNVVQKVGPAVVRIDSSRTVSSRMPREFEEDPFYGEFFGGRQRPGYPSSRQVSETGSGFIINSDGHILTNAHVVSGTNTVRVTLKDGRALTGKVLGADSVTDVAVIKVDAQNLPAVKLGNSDNLKPGEWAIAIGNPLGLDSTVTTGIVSATGRSSRQVGVPDQRVRFVQTDAAINPGNSGGPLLNSAGEVIGINTAIIQGAQGIGFAIPVNTAQTIANKLISQGKVQHPYLGIQMVDLTPEIKENINSDPELNLNVNQNEGVLIVRVMPNSPAEKAGLRSGDIISKINKQSVKDSNSVQQAVDASSIGAQLPMEVRRGGQNVDLIVQPGALPNRQQQE, from the coding sequence ATGGAAATCAAAGATACAAAACCTAACAATCAAGGAACTAAGAAATTTACTATGCCAAAAGTACTCACTTATTTATCATTGGTGCTGTTAGGGTCTGGAATTAGCTTGGCAGGTAGTAATTTATTGTCACAAAGTAATCTGCCTTCTCAAGCAACTGACAAAACAGCTAGCTCTAACTTAGTAGCCCAATTACCATTTAACTCTGATAGCAATTTTGTCACTAATGTAGTGCAGAAAGTAGGACCAGCAGTAGTGAGAATTGATTCTTCGAGAACTGTTAGTTCAAGAATGCCCAGAGAGTTTGAGGAAGATCCATTTTACGGGGAATTTTTCGGTGGTCGCCAAAGACCAGGATACCCAAGCTCCCGTCAAGTCAGTGAAACAGGCTCAGGATTTATTATCAACTCTGACGGTCATATTTTGACTAACGCTCACGTAGTTTCCGGCACTAACACGGTGAGAGTTACCTTGAAAGATGGTCGAGCTTTGACAGGTAAGGTACTGGGTGCAGACTCCGTGACTGACGTAGCAGTGATTAAAGTTGATGCTCAAAACTTGCCAGCAGTAAAACTAGGTAATTCTGATAATTTAAAACCAGGTGAATGGGCAATTGCGATCGGTAATCCCCTTGGTTTAGATAGTACCGTAACTACAGGAATTGTCAGCGCCACAGGTCGCAGCAGTCGTCAAGTCGGCGTTCCCGACCAAAGAGTAAGATTTGTGCAAACCGACGCAGCAATTAACCCCGGTAATTCCGGTGGCCCACTGTTAAACTCAGCTGGTGAAGTGATTGGCATCAACACCGCAATTATTCAAGGTGCCCAAGGTATTGGTTTTGCTATCCCAGTCAACACTGCCCAAACTATTGCTAACAAGCTCATCTCCCAAGGTAAAGTACAACATCCTTACTTGGGCATTCAAATGGTAGACCTGACTCCTGAGATTAAGGAAAATATTAACAGCGATCCTGAACTCAATTTAAACGTCAATCAAAACGAAGGCGTGTTAATTGTCCGAGTCATGCCCAACTCCCCCGCAGAGAAAGCTGGATTACGTTCTGGTGATATTATCAGCAAAATCAACAAACAATCAGTAAAAGATTCTAACTCCGTACAACAAGCCGTAGATGCTAGCAGTATTGGTGCTCAGTTGCCAATGGAAGTGCGTCGCGGTGGTCAGAATGTTGATTTAATCGTGCAACCTGGTGCTTTACCAAACAGACAGCAACAAGAGTAA
- a CDS encoding GGDEF domain-containing protein gives MYLFKYLENSSKSFLIGLGIVLVVLIGFIDYLVSPDIASIFFLIPVALASWFVSEKFGVIISIICTVVWFLINYLQGEAPLTNYLPYWNACIRLAFYLTINYLIGELHHARQRESKLARTDEITGVANRKLFIELANMELKKSRRYGHPFTITYIDLDNFKNINDYGGYKVGDHVLQVIAQTIKNTVRETDIVARIGGDEFIIFLPGLAYEPAQIVIHRVRDFLLETMDKNLWPVTFSIGAITYINCPESVDEIIEKSDYLMYCIKNKGKNIIEHITEI, from the coding sequence GTGTACTTATTCAAATATCTAGAAAATAGCTCAAAATCTTTTTTAATCGGGTTAGGTATTGTACTGGTAGTTTTAATTGGATTTATTGATTACCTAGTCTCACCCGACATTGCTTCCATATTTTTTTTAATTCCTGTAGCATTAGCAAGTTGGTTTGTCAGCGAAAAATTTGGCGTAATAATATCTATTATTTGCACTGTAGTTTGGTTTTTGATTAATTATTTACAGGGTGAAGCACCATTAACGAATTATCTGCCTTATTGGAATGCTTGCATTCGACTGGCATTTTATTTGACAATAAACTATTTGATTGGTGAATTACACCATGCCCGACAACGGGAAAGCAAATTAGCTAGAACTGATGAAATAACTGGTGTGGCTAACCGAAAGTTATTTATTGAGTTAGCTAATATGGAGTTAAAGAAGTCGCGCCGTTATGGGCATCCTTTCACCATAACTTATATTGATTTAGATAATTTTAAAAATATTAATGATTATGGTGGTTATAAAGTTGGCGATCATGTTCTACAAGTAATCGCACAAACTATTAAAAATACGGTGCGAGAGACTGATATTGTAGCGCGAATTGGGGGAGACGAATTTATTATTTTCTTGCCGGGATTGGCTTATGAACCTGCTCAAATAGTCATTCATAGAGTCCGTGACTTTCTTTTGGAAACTATGGACAAAAATTTGTGGCCTGTCACTTTTAGTATTGGTGCTATTACTTATATTAATTGTCCAGAGAGTGTTGATGAAATCATCGAAAAATCAGATTATTTGATGTATTGTATCAAAAATAAAGGTAAAAATATCATTGAACATATTACAGAGATTTAA
- a CDS encoding VOC family protein has translation MQITQSLHAAILVSNLERSENFYGKVLGLSKIDRSLKFPGTWYEIGNFQIHLIVAEQIIPDMVNTEKWGRNRHLAFSVTDLEAAKQHLISHDCPFQISNSGRLALFTKDPDGNIIELSQI, from the coding sequence ATGCAGATTACTCAAAGCCTTCACGCAGCTATTCTTGTTTCCAACTTAGAACGATCGGAAAATTTTTACGGTAAAGTATTGGGATTATCTAAAATAGATCGATCGCTAAAATTCCCTGGTACTTGGTATGAAATTGGTAATTTCCAAATTCACCTAATCGTTGCCGAACAAATTATCCCAGATATGGTAAACACGGAAAAGTGGGGACGCAATCGCCATTTAGCCTTTTCTGTTACCGACTTAGAAGCCGCTAAACAACATTTAATCTCTCATGATTGTCCTTTTCAAATTAGTAATTCCGGGCGTTTAGCTTTGTTTACCAAAGACCCGGACGGGAACATTATCGAATTGAGTCAAATTTGA
- a CDS encoding response regulator transcription factor — translation MEILIVEDEPEIAKLIQLTLEKEGFSCQQSRDGLSALQIFQQQQPDLIILDLMLPGLDGLEVCARIRQKPGSKDPYILMLTAKGEEIDRVIGLSTGADDYLVKPFSPRELVARVRALLRRSLRQGGNSLIYRTPHFTVDIDQRIAQRQLQSDRSETLDLTTLEFNLLSTFISQPNRAWNRTQLIDKLWGDDFFGDERVVDTHVARLRKKIEPDPANPTFIKTVIGVGYKFEDPG, via the coding sequence ATGGAAATACTAATTGTCGAAGATGAACCAGAAATTGCCAAATTAATTCAATTGACTTTGGAAAAAGAAGGATTTTCTTGTCAACAAAGTCGGGATGGATTAAGTGCCCTGCAAATTTTTCAACAACAACAACCAGATTTAATTATTTTAGACTTAATGCTTCCGGGTTTAGATGGTTTAGAAGTTTGCGCCCGCATTCGCCAAAAACCGGGATCGAAAGACCCTTATATTTTAATGTTAACGGCAAAAGGAGAAGAGATCGATCGCGTAATCGGCTTATCCACAGGCGCAGATGATTACTTAGTTAAACCTTTTAGTCCCAGAGAATTAGTTGCAAGAGTTCGCGCATTATTACGCCGCAGTTTGCGACAAGGAGGCAACAGTTTAATCTATCGCACACCACATTTTACTGTTGACATAGACCAACGAATTGCCCAACGACAACTTCAGTCAGATCGATCGGAAACTTTAGACTTAACTACGTTAGAATTTAACTTGTTAAGCACTTTTATTAGCCAACCTAATCGCGCTTGGAACCGTACTCAACTAATAGATAAACTTTGGGGAGATGACTTTTTTGGTGATGAACGAGTAGTCGATACTCACGTCGCCAGACTGCGAAAAAAAATTGAACCAGACCCAGCAAATCCCACCTTTATCAAAACTGTAATTGGTGTCGGTTACAAATTTGAAGACCCTGGTTAA